In Persicimonas caeni, a single window of DNA contains:
- a CDS encoding potassium channel family protein — protein sequence MALRRKVRKVLNHRVTEALVALLIIVSVVLVLAEAWLQRTDPLYWQIRRANDVITLVFVIELFIRYYAERRKERFFRKCWYDILAVLPVFRAVRFLRVLRLLRLYRLGIIATRRLRRFSSAFRVVRVEYVIVGLTILTVVLMGAMSMRVVEGRFNADFATLDQSLWFAVMTLIAAEPVGGAPVTPMGRVVTLAMMLSGLTVFAVFTGTVSAVMIETLRKVRLHGMELDDLYEHVIICGWNQAGPLVVRELMNDARYDHFVIITENEAIENDPVVQEFPDQILTLVGDYTRIDCLKEAGVERAGVALLLADSTMEERSTQDRDARTVLAAMLIEKLNADIYTTVQLLNRDNEASLRRVGVEEIIVSEEYVGNIMATVTRNRGIVSMLDELLTTAYGHQFYRCAIPSEMIGMHIGDAISHLKKEYDATLLAVDLQNGPRINSVKVNPPTDLVLEETHFVYIAAPKPID from the coding sequence ATGGCGTTGCGTCGCAAAGTAAGAAAAGTACTCAATCACCGAGTCACCGAGGCCCTCGTTGCGCTGCTCATCATCGTCTCGGTGGTGCTGGTGCTGGCCGAGGCTTGGCTGCAACGCACCGATCCGTTGTATTGGCAGATCCGGCGGGCGAACGACGTCATCACGCTGGTGTTCGTCATCGAGTTGTTCATTCGCTACTACGCCGAGCGCCGAAAGGAGCGCTTCTTTCGAAAGTGCTGGTATGACATCCTCGCGGTGCTTCCGGTCTTTCGGGCGGTGCGCTTTCTGCGCGTGCTTCGCTTGCTTCGACTCTACCGGCTGGGCATCATCGCCACGCGCCGGCTGCGCCGCTTCTCCAGCGCCTTTCGGGTGGTACGTGTCGAGTACGTCATCGTCGGGCTGACGATCCTGACGGTCGTGCTCATGGGGGCGATGTCGATGCGGGTGGTCGAGGGGCGGTTTAACGCCGATTTCGCCACACTCGACCAGTCGTTGTGGTTTGCAGTGATGACCTTGATTGCGGCCGAGCCGGTCGGCGGAGCCCCCGTCACTCCGATGGGGCGGGTCGTAACCCTGGCGATGATGCTCAGCGGATTGACCGTTTTCGCGGTCTTTACCGGTACGGTGTCCGCGGTGATGATCGAAACGCTTCGAAAAGTAAGGTTGCATGGCATGGAACTCGACGATTTGTACGAACACGTGATCATCTGCGGCTGGAATCAAGCCGGCCCGCTGGTGGTGCGCGAGTTGATGAACGACGCACGCTACGACCACTTTGTGATCATCACCGAGAACGAGGCGATCGAGAACGATCCGGTCGTCCAAGAGTTCCCCGACCAAATCTTGACCCTCGTGGGCGATTATACCCGCATCGATTGCCTCAAGGAGGCCGGCGTCGAGCGCGCCGGCGTGGCATTGCTGTTGGCGGATTCGACGATGGAGGAGCGCTCGACCCAAGATCGCGACGCGCGCACGGTGCTGGCGGCCATGCTCATCGAAAAACTCAACGCCGACATTTACACCACCGTGCAGCTGCTCAACCGTGACAATGAGGCGAGCCTGCGTCGGGTTGGCGTCGAGGAGATCATCGTCAGCGAGGAGTATGTCGGCAACATTATGGCCACGGTCACACGCAATCGTGGAATTGTTTCGATGCTCGACGAACTTCTTACTACAGCGTACGGACATCAGTTTTATCGATGCGCGATTCCCTCCGAAATGATTGGTATGCACATCGGAGACGCGATCTCGCATCTCAAGAAAGAATACGACGCAACTTTGCTGGCGGTGGACCTGCAAAACGGGCCGAGGATCAACTCGGTCAAGGTCAACCCACCGACCGATTTGGTGCTCGAAGAGACGCACTTTGTTTATATCGCCGCCCCCAAACCGATCGATTGA
- a CDS encoding MotA/TolQ/ExbB proton channel family protein, protein MLTEILLDAALIGAEWVLWLLVILSLLSVLAMIERAMFYGKRAIDIQALRGKLEQHFSKAEFEKAAKMLEEYAETMEARVVLFGIRDWERGAAAVEDRMTGALSTEKNRYEKYLAFLGTVGNNAPFIGLFGTVLGIIGAFENLAEGSQEAAQMVMAAIGEALVATGVGLLVAIPAVIAFNAFKTRIKKSVAQTDLLGRTLLAYLRNEKPPRGADGTAS, encoded by the coding sequence ATGCTTACCGAAATTCTGCTGGACGCGGCGCTCATTGGCGCCGAATGGGTGCTGTGGCTACTGGTCATCCTCAGCTTGCTGAGCGTGCTCGCCATGATCGAGCGGGCGATGTTCTACGGAAAGCGTGCGATCGACATCCAAGCGCTGCGAGGCAAGCTCGAGCAGCACTTCAGCAAGGCCGAGTTCGAGAAGGCCGCCAAGATGCTCGAGGAGTACGCCGAGACGATGGAGGCGCGCGTGGTTCTCTTTGGCATTCGCGACTGGGAACGCGGCGCTGCGGCCGTCGAAGATCGCATGACCGGTGCCCTGTCGACCGAGAAGAACCGCTACGAGAAGTACCTGGCGTTTCTCGGTACGGTCGGCAACAACGCGCCGTTCATCGGGCTCTTCGGGACGGTGCTGGGGATTATCGGTGCCTTCGAGAACCTGGCGGAGGGAAGCCAAGAAGCAGCCCAGATGGTCATGGCGGCTATCGGTGAGGCGCTCGTGGCCACCGGCGTCGGCCTTCTGGTCGCCATCCCGGCGGTCATCGCGTTCAACGCCTTCAAAACGCGCATCAAGAAGTCGGTCGCCCAGACCGATTTGTTGGGGCGCACGCTGCTGGCCTACCTCAGAAATGAGAAGCCGCCGCGCGGCGCTGACGGCACGGCCAGCTAG